From the Chryseobacterium fluminis genome, the window GGAAATATTTGTAATGAATCATCAGTTCTCACCGGTTTCTGAAACCGGTGAGGCTTAGTTTACTTGAGTCGGAGACCTCAATCATCCACTATAGGTTATCATCAAAACAATTTTAAATCAGAAACCAGACAGCCACCGAAAATCCTTCTGCTTTAGAAATGAAATGAATACCTTTACAGCATTATGGAACAGCAATCAAAAGACCCACTGCACGGAAAAAGACTTGACGCCATTCTTGAAGAACTGGTGGAATACTATAACGGATTTGAAAAATTAGGGGAACAGATTAATATCAGATGTTTTACGGATAATCCCAGTATCAGCTCTTCTCTGAAGTTTCTGAGAAAAACAGATTGGGCCAGGGCCAAAGTTGAAAGTTTATATCTTTTTGTATTAAGGGAGAAAAAACGCAGTGAAAAAGAAAACCGGTAATTCTTATATTCTTCTTTATCTCTGTTTTCCGACCAATGTTTTCAAAAACAGTATATTTGTACTGTAATCGTGAAAAAGACTTCACGACAAAAAATTAAAATATGACAATCGAAAACAATCATGTTGTAGCTGTAAAGTATATACTTCACACGATCGAAGAAGATGGAAGTAAAACTCTTGTAGAAGAAACAACAGCAGAAAATCCACTTACATTTTTGTATGGTGTGGGAATGATGATTCCAAAATTTGAACAAAATATCCTGGGTTTACAGGCTGGTGATAAAGCAGATTTTGTAATTCAGCCGGAAGAGGCTTACGGTGAAAAACAACCGGATGCGATCGCACAATTGCCAATTGAAATGTTCAACGAAGCAGGAATCCCACCAGTGGGAGCTATTTTACCGTTATCTGATAATGAAGGAAATAATTTTCAGGCATTCGTAGTAGAAGTAACACCGGAAGCGGTAGTTGCAGATCTTAATCATCCGATGGCAGGGAAAGTACTGGATTTTCAGGTAGAAATTCTGAACACCCGTCCGGCTACTGAGGATGAATTATCGCATGGTCATGCTCACGGAGTTAACGGAGACGAAGCTCACTAAATAATATAAATGTCCGATCTGTATCGGACATTTTTTATTTCAAATTTTGCAGGATTATTATCAAGAATAAAAATCCATACGCGCTTTTAATGTATCGTAATTTCCGTCCTTCGGTATCAGGATATAAAATTTTATTCCAGAAATTCTCCATTCACATAAAACCAACGGTTTCGGATCATTTTGAATGTTGATAATTCATGATGAACCTGTTTCTGACCATCTTCATCGGTATAAAAAGCTTTAAATTCCACTTTGCTGACAGAAGGTTTATCTATGATTTCAAGCTTTGTCCATTCATTGATTTCTCCCCATTCCTGCAGATCTTTCCTGTTATGATCCTTTCTTTTGGCCGGAGCGGTGGTTTCCATTAGATATTCTCCATTCGGAATGGCAAACGCAGAAAATCTTGAACGCATCAATGCTTCTGCAGTGGGAGCATATTTTTCCTTGGTATGATAAGGCTTACAACATTCTTCGTATGGCTTTCCGGAACAGCAGGGACAATTCATTTTCTAAATTTTAAAGCACAAATTTACAGTAATATTTTTCATAAACAGCACAAATCATGCATCAACAGGCATAGGCTTTAGCCTAAACCTAAACGTTAAATCTGTCACATTTAAAATAAAAAAAGCATCCAAAATGAATGCTTCTATAAATTATTTAATAAAACCTCTGTTTCTCAATAAAGGTTTAATATCGGGATCATGTCCGGTAAAATCCCTGAAGGCCTGATTAAGATCTACGGAATTTCCTACTGATAAAATATATTTTCTGAAACGGTCTCCGTTTTCTCTCGTAAGTCCGCCGTTCTTTGAAATCCATTCCCAGGCATCATTATCCAACGTCTCAGACCACAGATAGGCATAATATCCGGCAGAATAACCGCCTCCCCAGATATGCGCAAAATATGGCGTATGATATCTTGGAGGGACAGTAGATAAGGTAAAGCCATGTTTGGCTAAGGACTGTTTTTCAAAATCTAACACCGGAATCAGTTGATTCTCATCGGTTACCGTATGCCAGTCCATATCCAGCTCAGCTGCAGAAACCAATTCTGTGGTCATATAGCCCTGATTGAATGTAGCCGCTTTTTTAATTTTATCAACCAAAGCCTGTGGAATAGGCTGTTTTGTTTCGTAATGAAGCGCATAATTTTTCAGAACAACGGGATCTAAAGCCCAATGCTCATTGATCTGTGAAGGAAACTCTACAAAATCTCTCGGTACACTCGTTCCTGAAAGGGACGGATATTTCTGACTGGCAAACATCCCGTGAATAGAATGTCCGAATTCATGGAAAATGGTGCTTACATCATCATAGCTGATTAATGAAGGTTTTCCCGGGGCCGGTTTTTGGTAGTTATAACAGTTGACGATTACCGGTTTGGTGCCTAATAAATAAGACTGCTCGACAAAATTACTCATCCATGCGCCTCCGTTTTTGGAATCTCTTGTGTAGAAATCCAGATAATAAATGGCGATAGATTTTCCGTCATGATCAAAAACTTCATAAGTAACTACATCAGGATGATAAACGGGAAGGTCCGTTCTTTTTTTGAAGGTCAGTCCGTAAAACTTCTCGGCAGCAAAGAAAACACCTTTTTCCAGAACAGTGGTGATTTCAAAATAAGGTTTTATCTGGTTCTCATCCAGATCGAATTTTGCTTTTCTTACCTGCTCTGCGTAGAATGTCCAGTCCCATGGCTCGACTTTAAAACCTCCTTTTTGCTGATCGATCAGGTCCTGGATATCTTTTGCCTCACGTCTTGCTGTTTCTACGGCAGGGGTGGCAATCTGGTTCATTAATTTGGTAGCCGCTTCAGGGGTTTTTGCCATCTGGTCCTGTAATTTCCATTCAGCATAGCTTTTCTTACCTAAAATCTGGGCTTTTTTAAGTCTCAGTTTTGCCAGTTTTTCGATCGTTCCTCTGGTATCATTGGCATCACCTTTTTCAGCTCTTAGCCAGGATGCCTTGAACAGTTTTTCTCTTGTTGCCCTGTTTTTAAGGTTTTGTAAGAGAGGTTGTTGTGTGGTGTTCTGTAAAGCCAGAAGATATTGCCCTTCCTTACCTGCATTTTTAGCATCAGTGGCGGCAGCCGCAATTTCATCGGCAGAAAGTCCGTCCAATTCTTTAGCGTTGGCAAAGAAAACTCCGCCCGCTTTTCTGGCTTCCAGTAATTTATTCGAGTACTGAGTGGAAAGAGAGGCCAGCTCCTGATTCACCTGCTTTAATTTTTCTTTATCAGCAGAAGAAAGATTGGCACCTGCGATTTCAAAATTTTGCTTATAATACTGCAGTAATCTTTTGCTTTCGGAATCTAACCCTTTTTCTGTGATGGCCTGTATTCTTTTGTATAGATTTTCATTGAGATACATTTTATCGGAATGAGCCGCAAAGATTGGGGCATACTCTTCATCCAGCGCCTGTAGAGTAGGATTGGTATTCGCACTTGTCAGGTTAGAAAATACAATAACAGCCCTTTTCAGAACCTCTCCGCTCTGTTCTAAAGCAACGATGGTATTTTCAAAAGTAGGCGCCTGCGGGTTGTCCGCAATTTTAAGGATTTCAGCGTCATGTTGTTGTAAACCAAAATCAAAAGCAGGTTTAAAATGTTCATTTTTAATTTTATCAAATTCAGGAGCTTCATACTGAAGCCGGCTTTTTTTAATAAAAGGATTGGATGACAGGGCATCGGGCACAGGGATTTCCTGTTTGTTATCGGCTTTTTTCATTGTAGTACAAGAGTAGTTAAATGCTAATGCAGAAATTAATAATACCGATGTAATATTTTTCATAAATTAGTTGTTAATAAAGTATAAAGATATTAAAACTTAAATTAAAATAATAAACATGAAATCAACACCTATTTTTATTTTCTCTGCATTCCTCTTACTGTCGTGCAATGATAAACATGAAAGAAGAAATAGTGATCAAAACACCGGTGAAAAAAGAGACTGGGTAGAGAAAGTGACCAATACGGATCACGGTCCCCTAAAACATAAGGAAGTAAGTCTGGATTTCGATGAAATTGAAGTGTCACAGGCTATTGATGCAGAAATTATAAAATCGGACGTTGAAAAAGTAGTGATCTCTGCTTCGGAAAATATTATTGATGACATCCTGGTGGAGAAAAAAGGAAGTAAGGTTCATATTCATTACAATCGGGGAATACGGGTGATGAATAATACTAAAGTGACGGCTAAGATTTATACTAAAGATTTTTCAAAAGTAATTGCCAATTCTGCTGCCAAGATTACGGTAAAAGATAAATTTGTTCAGGATAAAATGGATGTTGAGGTATCGAGTTCGGGCAGTGTTTCCGGAGACCTGGAAGCTAATGATTTCGAAATTTCTGTTGACAGCAGCAGTAGTTTCAATGGTAAAATATGGGCTGTCGATCTGGATGTCGAAGCCTCTTCAGCCGCGAGCATTGATGTTTCAGGGAAAGCAAAAAATGCTGATATAAGCTCATCATCAGGCAGCAGCATTTCAGCGAAAGGATTGATGGTAGAACATTTAAAGGCTGACGCATCAAGCGGAGCAAGTGTAGAAGTGAGTGTTACGACAAGCGTTAAAGCCGAAGCGTCTTCCGGAGGAAGCGTTAGTGTTTCCAAAAGAGGGAATGTAACTTCAGTTACTAAAGAGGAAAGTAGTGGTGGAAGTGTTGATATTCAATAAAATAAATACTTGTCTATGAAATGATAAGTTGAAAAGTCAGGGCTTGGATTTTATATCTGAGCCTTCTTTATTTAAAAGAAAACAGTTTTCAGGATTCTTCCTGTTCTTCTTCCGAAGAAGAGTCTTCCCATTCTCTGTTTTCGAAGCTAAGATTATCATAAGCCAGAAGATCCTCCTCACGCTGCAGAATTTCTCTTGTGGTAAACAGCATGATATCATTCTCTTCTGCTTTCAATTTGGCGAGCCTTCTTACGGAAGCCTTATCAATAGCCATGAATCTTTGTCCCAGGCGTCTTGCCGCATATTTTCTCATACCTGTTTCGTGAAGAACATCTACAGCCATATCTACAGCGGTGCCCAATGTTTCCCGGTAAATATTCTCGATACCGTTATTAAGATAATCATACGCATCAATCCTGTTTTTAGCCCTGACAAATATTTTGACATCAGGATAGTGTTCACGAACCAGGTCCGCAATGAATTTATTATCATTCGGGTCATCCAGACACAGAACCAATAATTCAGCATCTTCAATACCTGCGGCTCTCAGAATAGGAATACGGGTTGCATCGCCGTAATATACTTTGAAACCATAGCTTCGCAACAGTTTTACACGGTCAGAATCTCTGTCCAGAACCGTGGCCGGAATTTTATTAGCCTTTAAGAGCCGGCCAACTGTGCTTCCGAAATGCCCGAATCCTACAATAATGATTTTTTTCTGAGGAACTGCGCTGTCCAGAATATTAAAATCCTGCTCGCCTTCCGGTACCTCCTTAATGAACTTCGGAGTAATAAGTTTATCATTAATGATAAGCAGAAAAGGAGTAATACACATGGTAATTGCTGTGACGGCCATCATCTGAGCATTGAGTTCCGGACTCACAAGATAGAGGGTAGAGGCAAAATTAACCAGAACAAAGGAAAATTCTCCCACCTGCGAAAGAGCAAAGGCATAGAATAAACTCTGAGGGTTATCCATTTTAAAAAACTTCCCGATTGCCAACAACACCACAAATTTTATAATTAATACCGCAAAGACAGTACTGAAAATAAATACAGGATCCTGCTGGATAATGTTGAAGTTCATGGTAGAACCTACACTTACAAAAAACACAGCCAGCAGCAATCCTTTAAAGGGATCAATCTGAGCTTCAAGTTCATGACGGAACTCGCTGTTTGCAAGCATGACTCCCGCAAGGAAAGCGCCCAGGGCCGGTGAAAGGCCTATAGCGATCATCAGCTCTGAAACACCGATTACCAGAAATAATGAGGAAGCTGTTAAAAGTTCAGTCATTCCCGATTTTGAAACATATCTTAAAAACGGAACAAAAACATACCGCCCGAGCAGAATTAAGACAATAACGCCTAAAATTACTGTACCGGCCTGCATCCATTCGGGCAAGGTCTGGATGAGAACCTGGATTTCATTGTCAGCATGTCTTTCCTTATGATTAGCAATGATAGGTAAGATGGCAAGAATCGGGATCACGGCAATATCCTGAAACAGAAGGGTAGAGAAGGATGCCTCTCCGGCGAGTGTCTTAAGGCTGTTTTTCTCCTGTAAAGTCTGCAGAACGATAGCGGTAGAAGATAAGGCAAAGCACATGGCAATAGCAACAGCTTTGTCTATTCTCCAGCCGGCCCAGACAAATATGATAAAAAGTAAGGAAATGGTCAGAAGCATCTGGGTAAGCCCCAAACCAATAATTTTCTTCCGCATTTCCCAGAACTTTCTGGGCTCAAGCTCAAGGCCAACCAGAAATAAAAGCATGATCACTCCGAATTCACTCGCATGCATGATATCGTTGACATCCTTTCCGGTAAGTTTCAGAACATACGGACCGATAATAATCCCCCCTGCTATATATCCGATCACAGAGCTTAGCCCGAATTTTCGCGCCAGCGGAACCATAATAATGGCAACACCCAGGAAAATAAGAGTATTCATGGCTAAGGTAGATTCCATAAGTTAATTATTGATTAAGAAGTTGTACAAATTCTTTTTTATGAATAACGATTTCTTTTTTTGAAAGTTTATTAGCTTCATAAACCACTTTTATATTTTTGATATTGGCTTTGAAAACGTTCAGGGAAACGATCAGCCCGCTGATCAGTTCTTCTATCGTATACCGATAGGTCCCTTCTTTGGTAAAAGATCTTTCTTTGCCTCCTGTGGTGACGAGAATATGAATTTCTTTTCCTTCCAAAGGGTTATCCTGGCCGTCTTTAAGCCATTCACGATCAAAAACCTCGTCGATCCAGAGTCTTAATAAAGGGGGCATTCCGAACCATATTAACGGAAACTGGAAAATGAAACGGTCATAGTTCTGTAGTCTTTTTCGCTCCCGGAAGGCAGCAATATGAAAATCAGGGTATTCTTCGTAAAGATCCCTTAAGGTAAAATGCTGATGACGGACATAGAAGTTAATGATTTCCGCATTAGAGTTGGAGTGCTCTAAATAAGGATGTGCAAAGATAACCAACGTCTTCTTCATATACCTGTTTTTAGTAAAAATAGTGAATTTAAACTAAAATAACAGTGTTTCAATGAAAAATACCTGTTAAAAAAGGAAGACAAATTAATATTAAGGCCGGTTAATTACTTCTTTTACTTCGTCGAAAATATGATCTATAATACCTTTCAAATATTCTTTTGTGTAAATTATTTTTTTGCTCTCTTCAATGTCTTTCGGCAAATTGATATAATTTAGACTTGATAATAAAACTTCATCAGCGGTATAATGGTTTTCTGTAATTTTTGCGAGATCAGGTTTTCTATTATCATCATAAAATATAGTTATAACAATATTTTCCGAATTTTGAATCTGACTTTTTGATTGGTTGTAATGTACAACCTGCTTGTGTACAGATTTTAAAAGTTTTTGAGGCTTTGAGGTTGTTTTATAAGTATATACAGAAAATCCTCCGCGACCGTGTTCTTTTTTATTTTTATCAAACATCTCTATATTACCTTCTTTTATAGAAATACTGTAGTGGAGATAATCTTTCGAGGATAACGTGTCTATGTATTGATACTTTTCAATTTTTTCAGATAATTCTTTTTGTGCTGCCAGTGCAGCATTATTTTGACAAAAAAACATATTTGAAACAGTCAGAAATATGACCGTGAATAAAGTTCTATGATTAAATTGCACTTGAAATTAAGTATTTGATTACCATCCCCCCGATGCTCCGCCGCCGCCAAAGCTTCCGCCACCACCGAAGCCTCCAAATCCGCCACCTCCGGAACTGCCTCCACCAAAACCGCCCCCGAAACTTCCGGGGAAAGGAAAGAATCCTCCGGGATAGTTTCTGCGACCTCTTCTGCCGAGGATCACATCATCATCATCATCATTATTTCCACCTCTTCCTCCGCCTCTATTGCTGAATAAGAAAATGATAATAATAAAAATAATAAATGCAATGATAAAAATTTTTGTGATACTGCCCTTTCCGCCGTTTTCGGGATTTTCAACAGGCTTGAATTTTCCTTCCACGGCTTCCATAATAGCAGAGGTACCACGGTTGATCCCGTCATACCATTCTCCTTTTTTGAAATTCGGAGTGACAATATAATCTAAAATCTGTCCTGCAACCGAAGCCGTTAAATACTGTTCAACAGCTCTTCCCTGCTGGATTGACATCGTATGGTCTTCTGTAGCGATCAGAAAAACAACGCCATTATCAACATCTTTTTTCCGATCCCCCATTTTTCACCAAACATCGTCGCCAGAAAGTTGATATCTTCTCCTTTAGCAGAAGGGATGATGATAACTTCGATTTCAGTCGAGGTAGAATCTGCGAACTTTATAAGTTTATTGTTAAGCTCATTTTTTTCCTGTTCAGACAATAACTTTGCTTCATCATAAACAGGATATAAAACTGCGGGCTTTTCAGGAATTTTATACTGTGCTGATACAAAACTGTAAAAGCATAGTAATAAAAGTGAAAATAGTATTTTAGGAGAACGTAATCTCATTAGAAAGTTCGTTGTGGTTTTCTCCGGTCACCGGAAAATATTTTTTAAGTTCAACGCCTGTTTTAAGAATGGCACTTTTCATAGCCTTATAATAATTTCCTTTGGCAAATTCAGAAGTAATCTCATCATGAAGCTGATCCCAGTATGACTGATGTACTTTGTCATGTATTCCGGTATCCCCGATAATGGTAAGATACTTTTGCTCAAAGTTAACATGAAACAGCACGGCATTTCTGTGGGCAGTTTTATTCATACATAATTCTTCGAAGACCTTCACTGCAGCTTTTGCGTGATCGCCCTTCGTATTAGAATCGATGTGTACACGGATTTCACCGGTAGAATGTTCTTCTGCCGACCGAATAGCTTCCACTAGGGAAGCTATCTGTTGATCTGTAAGGAAACGGCTCATTATTCTGAGAATACATCAGGAGCTTTTTGAGCGCCTGCTTCCGCTTTGAAATAAGGTTTTTCCTTGAAATTGGTGAAATTTGCCAGGATATTGTTAGGAAACTGCTTGATCGAAGTGTTGTAATCTTTAGCAGCATCATTATAATAAACGGTTTCGCTTCTTATACTGTTTTCAATGGCGATATATTCCCTCTGGAAATTGAGATACTGCTGATCGGCTTTCAGATTGGGATATTGTTCTACAACAGCCATTAATCTGCTTAATGCACCTGATAATTCACCCTGTGCAGCCTGGAATCTTGCGATATCCTGTTCGGTCATATTGGTAGGGTCTACATTGATGGAAGTAGCCTTGGAACGGGCTTCAATTACTTTGGTTAATGTTTCCTGCTCAAATTTTGAATACGATTTTACCGTTCTTTCCAGGTTCGGAATCAGATTGGCTCTCTTTTGATAAACGGTCTCTACGTTTGACCATTTTGTATTAACGGTTTGTTCTTTATCCACAAAGCTATTGTAACCGCTCTTACCCCAGAAGAATAATACAGCAACAATAATAAGGAGAGCGATGCCAATAGTTCCGGCGCTCAGACAGCCCTTGTTTTTCATAAGTTTATTTTCTTTTAATTTTTTGTGCTAATCAAATATACAAATTATGTGCTAATTTTGTAAAAAATTATTTTAATGACAACAATAGTGGTGGCAATGGGAGAGAAAAACGAGATTGGTTTTAATAATCAGTTGCTTTGGCATCTTCCGAAAGATTTAAAACACTTTAAAGATCTCACGTCGGGGCATCCGGTTATAATGGGAAGAAAAACATATGAAAGTATCGGGAAGCCGCTTCCAAACCGTACGAATATTGTTGTTTCCAGGAAGAAAGACTGGTTTGAAGAGGGGATTCTGATTGTAGGAAGCATCAAGGAAGCAGTAAAGTTTGCAAAAAAGATCGATGAGGAAATTTTTATCATCGGTGGTGGAAACATTTATGAACAGACGATGGAAGCAGCAGACAGGTTAGAAGTTACTTTAGTGAAAGCTGATCTTGAAGCAGATGTATATTTCCCGAAGATTGATCCGAAAATCTGGAAAAAAACAGCCGAGACCGGTCATGAAAAAGACGATAGAAGCCAATATGATTTCTGTTTTCAGACGTACGAAAAGGTTGTTGGCTAATGGTGATTAGCTAATGGTCTTCTGAATGCTGAATATTTTTCAGGAAAGTTTTTACGATCAACTGTAAACGATCAACAATAAACAATCAAATTTGTTATCTTTGCACTTCTAAAATTTTATAATGAATAAGTACATAAAAATTGTAATTGCGGCGGTTCTTATACTTTTGGGACTCTATATGATGATTTTCACAAGAAATCTGGGATGGGGAATTGTGATCTTCCTCCTGGCTTCATCGCCTATTTTACTTTTCTTTAAAAATGAATATATTTTGCTGGCGTTCTGGCAGCTGAGAAAACAGAATATGGAGAAAGCGGCGGAATGGCTATCGAAAATTACAAACTATCAGTCTCAGCTTCACAAATCTCAGTATGGGTATTTTCATTATTTACTGGGATTAACGCAGGCTCAGGATCACCCGACAAAAGTGGAGCCTCTGATGAAAAAAGCATTGGAATATGGCCTGAATATGAAGCATGACAGAGCTATGGCCACTTTGAACCTTGCTGCGGCGGCGATTTCTAAAGGAAGAAAGCAGGAAGGTCAGAAATTGCTTGAAGAAGCCAAAAGACTGGACAGTGCCGGAATGATGGCCGATCAGATAAAAATGATGAAAGATCAGCTGAAAATGCCGACGATGCAGAAACATATGCACAATCCGAATATGAGACAAAGAGGAAAATTCTAAGCGGAATTTTTTAATTGAGAATATTGAAGTCCTGGTTTTCAGGACTTTTTCTGTTTTTGCTAGGCAGTTGTAATACCTTTTTTAATGGATTCATTATATTTCAGGCATCATGTAGCTGATCCGTTTCAGAGTCAGTATATCATCATTTTTATCTCATATTAAATGTTAACTGCTTTTTTTTACATTAATTTGCTCTAGGTGTATCTGAAATAAAATAAAGAAATAATAATGCCCGATCACATTTCAGAATTGTTTTCATACCCGTAAAATTTAGGAATCT encodes:
- a CDS encoding VF530 family protein, translated to MEQQSKDPLHGKRLDAILEELVEYYNGFEKLGEQINIRCFTDNPSISSSLKFLRKTDWARAKVESLYLFVLREKKRSEKENR
- a CDS encoding M3 family metallopeptidase, whose product is MKNITSVLLISALAFNYSCTTMKKADNKQEIPVPDALSSNPFIKKSRLQYEAPEFDKIKNEHFKPAFDFGLQQHDAEILKIADNPQAPTFENTIVALEQSGEVLKRAVIVFSNLTSANTNPTLQALDEEYAPIFAAHSDKMYLNENLYKRIQAITEKGLDSESKRLLQYYKQNFEIAGANLSSADKEKLKQVNQELASLSTQYSNKLLEARKAGGVFFANAKELDGLSADEIAAAATDAKNAGKEGQYLLALQNTTQQPLLQNLKNRATREKLFKASWLRAEKGDANDTRGTIEKLAKLRLKKAQILGKKSYAEWKLQDQMAKTPEAATKLMNQIATPAVETARREAKDIQDLIDQQKGGFKVEPWDWTFYAEQVRKAKFDLDENQIKPYFEITTVLEKGVFFAAEKFYGLTFKKRTDLPVYHPDVVTYEVFDHDGKSIAIYYLDFYTRDSKNGGAWMSNFVEQSYLLGTKPVIVNCYNYQKPAPGKPSLISYDDVSTIFHEFGHSIHGMFASQKYPSLSGTSVPRDFVEFPSQINEHWALDPVVLKNYALHYETKQPIPQALVDKIKKAATFNQGYMTTELVSAAELDMDWHTVTDENQLIPVLDFEKQSLAKHGFTLSTVPPRYHTPYFAHIWGGGYSAGYYAYLWSETLDNDAWEWISKNGGLTRENGDRFRKYILSVGNSVDLNQAFRDFTGHDPDIKPLLRNRGFIK
- a CDS encoding YchJ family protein, giving the protein MNCPCCSGKPYEECCKPYHTKEKYAPTAEALMRSRFSAFAIPNGEYLMETTAPAKRKDHNRKDLQEWGEINEWTKLEIIDKPSVSKVEFKAFYTDEDGQKQVHHELSTFKMIRNRWFYVNGEFLE
- a CDS encoding FKBP-type peptidyl-prolyl cis-trans isomerase is translated as MTIENNHVVAVKYILHTIEEDGSKTLVEETTAENPLTFLYGVGMMIPKFEQNILGLQAGDKADFVIQPEEAYGEKQPDAIAQLPIEMFNEAGIPPVGAILPLSDNEGNNFQAFVVEVTPEAVVADLNHPMAGKVLDFQVEILNTRPATEDELSHGHAHGVNGDEAH
- a CDS encoding monovalent cation:proton antiporter-2 (CPA2) family protein, with translation MESTLAMNTLIFLGVAIIMVPLARKFGLSSVIGYIAGGIIIGPYVLKLTGKDVNDIMHASEFGVIMLLFLVGLELEPRKFWEMRKKIIGLGLTQMLLTISLLFIIFVWAGWRIDKAVAIAMCFALSSTAIVLQTLQEKNSLKTLAGEASFSTLLFQDIAVIPILAILPIIANHKERHADNEIQVLIQTLPEWMQAGTVILGVIVLILLGRYVFVPFLRYVSKSGMTELLTASSLFLVIGVSELMIAIGLSPALGAFLAGVMLANSEFRHELEAQIDPFKGLLLAVFFVSVGSTMNFNIIQQDPVFIFSTVFAVLIIKFVVLLAIGKFFKMDNPQSLFYAFALSQVGEFSFVLVNFASTLYLVSPELNAQMMAVTAITMCITPFLLIINDKLITPKFIKEVPEGEQDFNILDSAVPQKKIIIVGFGHFGSTVGRLLKANKIPATVLDRDSDRVKLLRSYGFKVYYGDATRIPILRAAGIEDAELLVLCLDDPNDNKFIADLVREHYPDVKIFVRAKNRIDAYDYLNNGIENIYRETLGTAVDMAVDVLHETGMRKYAARRLGQRFMAIDKASVRRLAKLKAEENDIMLFTTREILQREEDLLAYDNLSFENREWEDSSSEEEQEES
- a CDS encoding dihydrofolate reductase — encoded protein: MTTIVVAMGEKNEIGFNNQLLWHLPKDLKHFKDLTSGHPVIMGRKTYESIGKPLPNRTNIVVSRKKDWFEEGILIVGSIKEAVKFAKKIDEEIFIIGGGNIYEQTMEAADRLEVTLVKADLEADVYFPKIDPKIWKKTAETGHEKDDRSQYDFCFQTYEKVVG
- a CDS encoding head GIN domain-containing protein, with translation MKSTPIFIFSAFLLLSCNDKHERRNSDQNTGEKRDWVEKVTNTDHGPLKHKEVSLDFDEIEVSQAIDAEIIKSDVEKVVISASENIIDDILVEKKGSKVHIHYNRGIRVMNNTKVTAKIYTKDFSKVIANSAAKITVKDKFVQDKMDVEVSSSGSVSGDLEANDFEISVDSSSSFNGKIWAVDLDVEASSAASIDVSGKAKNADISSSSGSSISAKGLMVEHLKADASSGASVEVSVTTSVKAEASSGGSVSVSKRGNVTSVTKEESSGGSVDIQ
- a CDS encoding LemA family protein produces the protein MKNKGCLSAGTIGIALLIIVAVLFFWGKSGYNSFVDKEQTVNTKWSNVETVYQKRANLIPNLERTVKSYSKFEQETLTKVIEARSKATSINVDPTNMTEQDIARFQAAQGELSGALSRLMAVVEQYPNLKADQQYLNFQREYIAIENSIRSETVYYNDAAKDYNTSIKQFPNNILANFTNFKEKPYFKAEAGAQKAPDVFSE
- a CDS encoding TPM domain-containing protein; the encoded protein is MSRFLTDQQIASLVEAIRSAEEHSTGEIRVHIDSNTKGDHAKAAVKVFEELCMNKTAHRNAVLFHVNFEQKYLTIIGDTGIHDKVHQSYWDQLHDEITSEFAKGNYYKAMKSAILKTGVELKKYFPVTGENHNELSNEITFS
- a CDS encoding DUF2892 domain-containing protein — translated: MNKYIKIVIAAVLILLGLYMMIFTRNLGWGIVIFLLASSPILLFFKNEYILLAFWQLRKQNMEKAAEWLSKITNYQSQLHKSQYGYFHYLLGLTQAQDHPTKVEPLMKKALEYGLNMKHDRAMATLNLAAAAISKGRKQEGQKLLEEAKRLDSAGMMADQIKMMKDQLKMPTMQKHMHNPNMRQRGKF
- a CDS encoding NAD(P)H-dependent oxidoreductase; the encoded protein is MKKTLVIFAHPYLEHSNSNAEIINFYVRHQHFTLRDLYEEYPDFHIAAFRERKRLQNYDRFIFQFPLIWFGMPPLLRLWIDEVFDREWLKDGQDNPLEGKEIHILVTTGGKERSFTKEGTYRYTIEELISGLIVSLNVFKANIKNIKVVYEANKLSKKEIVIHKKEFVQLLNQ